TCTTAAAAGGGCTGTCACTGGAAATTAAACCAGGGGAAGTTCATGCCATTATGGGGCCAAACGGTTCGGGTAAAAGCACCTTATCTGCAACCCTCGCAGGCCGTGAAGATTACCAAATTGATAGTGGTGAAGTGACGTTCAACGGTAAGGATTTACTTGAGTTAGATCCTGAAGAACGTGCGGGTGAAGGGATCTTTCTTGCATTCCAATATCCGGTTGAAATTCCGGGTGTGAGTAACCAATTTTTCCTGCAAACGTCAGTGAATGCAGTGCGTGAATATCGCCAGCAAGAGGCGTTAGACCGCTTTGATTTCCAAGATTTCATCGAAGATAAAATTGAATTATTGGATATGCCACAAGACTTGCTCACTCGTTCAGTTAACGTGGGTTTCTCCGGTGGAGAGAAAAAACGTAATGACATTTTGCAGATGGCGGCGTTAGAACCTAAGTTATGTATTTTAGATGAAACCGATTCTGGTTTAGATATCGATGCGCTAAAAATCGTCTCCAATGGCGTAAATTCACTGCGTACTCCTGAGCGTTCATTCATTATCGTGACCCATTATCAGCGTATTTTGGACTATGTAAAACCTGATTTTGTGCACGTCCTGTATCAAGGGAAAATCATCAAATCCGGTGATTTCAGTTTAGCGAAAAAACTGGAGGAGCAAGGCTATGGCTGGCTTATTGACCAACAGTGAAAGAGCGGAAAAACGCGCTGCGGTTGATGCTTTAAATCAGCAGGCAATGCGCCGTTTTGAAACGCTATATGAGCAAGGATTAGGTAGAAAATCTCAGCACGCTCAAACCCATTGGAGCCTCGCTAAACACGTTGGGCTGCCAGCTTTTCGTCATGAAGATTGGCACTATACTCCGTTAAATAGCGTGTTAAATACCCACTACCGTTTTAGCTCACAAGAACAGCAGGTACCGCTAAGTGAGGGGCTCGCATTAGCTATCGATGCTTATCGTATTGTGCTGGTGGATGGACGTTACAATGCGGAACTCAGTTCTGTCGATACGGGAGAGTTTCAAGTTTCTCTGCTCGATAGCCAAGACTGGCTTCCTGATGCGGTGAGTAGCGAGATTTTCTTACATTTAACGGAATGCCTAGCGGCTCAACCGCTTATTATCCAGTTAGCTGCCAATAAAGTTGCTACTAAGCCACTCTATTTATTGAATATCTCCAGCGGCAGCCATGATCCAAGCTCGATGAACATGAGTCAATATCGCTACCATTTGACTCTGGGAAATAATAGCCAGTCTCAAGTAATTGAACATTTTGTCAGCTTAGATGACCAACCGCATCTCACTGGAGGGCGCTTGACTGTCGAAGTGGGAGATAACACTCAGTTTACCCATTTTAAGCTGATGACAGAAAACCCACAGGCTCAGCACTTTGCCCACAATGACATTGTGGTGGGACGCGATAGCCAAGTGAAAAGTAGCAGCTTTTTATTAGGTGCAGGGCTAACTCGTCATCATACAAGTAGCCGTCTTGACGGTGAAAATACGGAATTTGAGTTAAACAGCCTGTTGTTGCCGCAAGGTAATGAAATAGCCGACACACGTAGCTATCTTGAGCATAATGCGGGTTATTGTAATAGCCGACAGTTGCATAAAGTGATCGCCATGGATAGCAGCAAAGCGGTATTCAACGGTATGATCAAAGTTGACCCTAATGCGCTGAAAACAGACGGTCAAATGACTAACAATACCCTGTTACTGGGTGAAAAAGCGGAAATTGACACTAAGCCTCAACTGGAGATTTATGCCGATGACGTGAAATGTGGTCATGGGGCAACAGTTGGGCGTATCGATGATGAGCAACTCTTTTATCTACGCTCTAGAGGGATTGGTAGCCAAGCTGCTAAGCAGATGATTATCAATGCATTCGCAGCTGAGTTAACCGAATCTATTACTATCGATGGGTTAAAACAGGCCGTGATGGCGAGTATTCATCAACGCTTAGCGGAGGTGTAAACCGATGCCATTTGATGTTGAAGCAGTCAGGCAGGATTTTCCTGCCTTAGCACAATTAGTGAATAACCATCCGTTGGTCTATTTAGATAGCGCGGCGAGTGCTCAAAAGCCTCAGCAGGTTGTGGATGCTGAGAGTCAATTTACGTTGTATCAATATGCGGCAGTGCATCGTGGGGTTCATACGCTAAGCGCGAATGCCACCACGTTGGTGGAGAATGTTCGCCAAAAAGCAGCGGATTTTTTGCACGCGGCTTCCCCTGAAGAGATAGTGTTTGTTAAAGGGACGACGGAAGGGATTAACCTTGTTGCTAATAGCTTTGGGCGTCAGTTTATCCAGCAGGGTGATAATATTATTATCACTGAGATGGAGCACCACGCGAACATCGTTCCTTGGTTTATGTTGGCGCAAGAGCGTGGTTTTGAAGTGCGAATTCTGCCTATTCTTGAGGATGGTACTCTTGATATTACTCAGCTCGAACAACTCATAGATGCGCGCACAAAGCTATTTAGTTTTACTCATATTTCCAATGTGCTTGGTACCGTTAACCCGGTGAAAAAATTGATTTCGCAAGCGCGTGAAATTGCAGGGCAGTATGAAAACATGCTGGCTATCCTAGTGGATGGTGCGCAAGGGGCGATGCATCAGCAGGTGGATGTACAAGCGCTGGATTGCGATTTTTATGTGTGTTCAGGGCATAAGCTATACGGGCCAACAGGTATTGGGATCCTCTACGGCAAAAAGGCATTGCTTGAGCAGATGCCTCCTTGGGAAGGTGGCGGAGCGATGATCCGCCAAGTCAGCCTGAAAAAAGGGATTACATTTGCGGATATTCCATGGCGATTTGAAGCTGGTACACCGAATATCAGCGGTATGATTGGTTTAGGCGCAGCTTTAGACTATCTCAATAGACTTGGATTAAGCGAAACTTTTGCGTATGAAAAGCAATTGATGCAATATGCGACGGATTTGCTTAAGCAAGTGCCTTCTCTTCGTTTATATGGAAATGACCAACGTGAAGGTGTGATAGCCTTTAATTTAGGTGAACATCATGCTTATGATGTTGGGGCATTTCTAGATAGATATGGGATTGCCATTCGTACTGGGCACCACTGTGCGATGCCATTAATGGAGCATTATCAAGTTCCAGCGATGTGCCGGGCATCTATTGGTGTTTATACGACTAAGCAGGATATCGATGCATTGTACAATGCATTATTGCGCGTTAAGCAATTACTCGGCTAGACACCGACGGTATATCGAAGCCACCGTATTGCAGTAAATAGAGATTGTAGCAAATAGATAGAAGGAAAAATTATGTCGGCGTTACCCGATGAAGCGAAGCTATTACGCAATTTTGCACGTTGCCAAGATTGGGAAGAGCGCTATTTGTATATGATTGAACTGGGCGGGCGTTTACCTGCGTTATCTGAAGCTCAACAGGTGGATGATAACTTGATAGCGGGTTGCCAAAGCCAAGTGTGGATTGATATGCAAAAACAACCGGATGGTCATGTTGTTCTTGCTGGAGATAGTGATGCCGCTATTGTTAAAGGGTTAGTAGCGATTGTGATTATTCTCTTTCAAGGAAAAACACCTGAACAGATCCTTACAGTGGATGTAAAACACTTTTTCCAGCAATTGGCTCTTGAACAGCATCTGACACCTTCTCGGACTCAAGGTTTAAATGGCATGATCAAGTCGATTTTAGCGCGAGCTCACCAACTTCTTTAAGTACTCTGTGGGAAATTGTCAGAATTTCCCACACTTTTCTTTTCTTCCTAGTATTTTTATCCTAGAAAATATACCTAAGTAACTCACTGTATTTTATTGTTAAACTAACAATAATGAGACAAAGTTAGCTCACATTCAAATTATTAGCAGGCTAAAATATTTATTAAGTATTAAAGATATTCGAGATAGTTGCTATTATGAGCGATATTGTTTGAATTTTGTAATGAATCTTATTTTCCTTGGAGTAGGTATGAAAAGAGTTTTGACGGCGGTAAGTCTGTTTGTCATGAGTGCGGTGCTAGCACCAGCGCAGGCTAAAGATTATCCATTACCCAATAACAACACACGCCTGATCGGGGAAAATATCACCTATGTGGTGCCTAACGATGGACGCCCACTGGAAGCTATCGCAAGCGACTATCAGATTGGTTTGTTAGCGATGTTAGAGGCGAATCCAGGGACAGACCCTTATTTACCTGAAGTAGGTAAATCGCTGATTATTCCTGCTCAAATGTTATTACCTTCGACACCGCGTACAGGTGTCGTGATTAACTTGGCGGAAATGCGCCTTTATTATTACCCTGAAAACAGCCATAAAGTGGCAGTGTATCCGATTGGCATTGGTCAGCTAGGGCGAGACACACCTGAAATGGTGACGTCAATTAGCCAATTGATTAAAGACCCAACATGGACACCGACCACGAATATCCGTAAACATTATGCGCAGCAGGGTATTACACTTCCGGCGGTGGTGCCTGCAGGCCCAGAAAATCCTATGGGACTGTATGCGTTACGCCTTTCTTATGGTCGTGGCGAATACTTAATCCACGGCACTAACGCCAATTTTGGTATTGGTATGCGTGTTAGCTCTGGCTGTATTCGTTTACGCCCAGATGATATTAAGGCACTGTTTACTCATGTTCCAAAAGGAGCACGCGTTCAAGTTATCGATCAGCCAGTTAAATATGCAAAAGAGCCAGATGGTAGCTATTACATTGAAGTGCATCAACCATTGTCACGTAAAGACAGTGATGACCCACAGACAATGCCAATCAAACTGACTGAAGATTTTCAAGCGTTTTTAGCGAGTAATCCGGGAATTGATAAAGCGAAAGTTCAGGCAGAGCTATCTAGACGTTCAGGACTGCCAGTTAGGGTGAATGTGGGGGATGATTCAGAATCGATGAAACGCGATTATCAGCAATTAAAACCAATTGCGCCATTCACGATTACTCAACCACAACCTATGTTTGAAGGGGAAGTAAAATCTTCTATTCCTGCGAAATATCAGTCATTTAAAAGCTAATGACTTTCTATCTTAAATGAGTTTCGAAGTAAAAAATAAGGGCCTATAAAATAGGCCCTCAACAATAATTCAGCTATTAAGCTTTTCTAGATAACATCAAGCCGAACTTATTTTTTGTAAGTACGTACTTGGTTGTCCAGACGTTGGTTTGCACGAGCTGCTTCTTCTTGTGCAGTTTGTACATCAGAACGCAGTGACTGAACATCGTTGCTCAGTTGGTCAACTTTACCGTTCAGCGTTTGCACGTCTGAAGAGAGCTTTTGCACTTCAGTGCTGTTAGAACAACCCGCCAGTAATGCTGAAGCTAATACGATAGAGCCCAGTACAATTTTAGTACGAATCATTATTTTACCCTCTAGATTGATTTATCTTGAAAATATAAAAGCAAGTAACCAAAAAATAGACTTAAGAGCGTTATCTTAAAGCTACCTCTATCCCTTTAAAACAACCTAATGTAAATTAGGGTATGGTACTTACTAAGTCTTATGCTAGTACGTAATTCAAAGTTTTGCTAGAAATACTTTATATTTAACAGGGTGAAAACGAATAAAAATTTCAATTAAGGGTTGTTTAGTTTGAAATTTGAGCGAATAGTTATCGTTTTATGATTTGTTTTGTAAATGCTTTGTAATCAAAATCTGGGTGAATTATATCTTCGTGGATCATAACGTAACTTATTGAAATTATGTTTCGCTCTGATTACTAAATTTTAGTTATTCCAGATAATAAAAAACCCTACTGCAGTGAAGCAATAGGGTTAATGTCACGCTAGGTTATGCAGGACAACTGTTATGCAAGACAACTGTTATGCAAGACAACTACAGAACATGTACTGATGAGGTATTTGTTGTACCACTTTGTACTAATGCCCCGGATACCATCACGACTGCATCACCTTCTCCTGCTAATCCGCTTTCCAGCGCCGCACGTTTACCTTCACGATAGAAATCATCGGTTGATTCGAAAGGACCCACGATCATTGGAATAACGCCTTTAACTAACAGCAACTGACGAGCAGTTTCTTCGTTAGTTGTCAGAGCCAGAATTGGTGCAGTAGGGAAATATTTACGTACTGATTTTGCAGATTTACCACCATAAGTTGCAACAACGATTAATGGCACATCCAGTTTTTCAGACATTTCAACGGCACCACGGCAGACAGCTTCAGTCACACGTAAGCGCTGGGTTGGTTTTTGATTTTCAACACGGGTTGGCATAACGCGGTCAGTACGTTCACAGATAGTTGCCATGATAGTCACAGCTTCAACTGGATACTTACCTTTCGCACTTTCCCCAGACAGCATAACAGCATCAGTACCGTCTAAGATGGCGTTTGCAACGTCACCCGCTTCTGCACGGGTAGGGCGTGGGTTTTTGATCATTGAGTCTAGCATTTGAGTCGCAGTGATAACGACTTTGCGCGCTTTAACACATTTTTCAATCATCATTTTTTGGGCGAAGATAACTTCTTCTACAGGGATCTCAACCCCTAAGTCACCACGAGCGACCATGATACCGTCAGAGGCTTCAAGGATTTCGTCGAAGTTATTTAAACCTTCTTGGTTTTCGATTTTAGAGATGATTTGAATATTTTCGCCACCGTGTTTTTTCAGGTGAGCACGAATTTCTTCAACGTCTGAACGTTTACGGATAAATGAAGCTGCAACAAAGTCGACACCTTGTTGGCAACCGAAAACGAGATCTTCTTTATCTTTTTCTGCCAGCGCAGGTAAACCGATAGAAACGCCCGGTAAGTTAACACCTTTTTTCTCACCAAGATCGCCATTGTTTAATACTTGGCAGATCACTTCAGTTGCAGTGATGTTGGTTACGGTCATACCGATTAAGCCATCATCAACTAAAACGGTATCACCTACTTTCAGGTCTTTGGTCAGGCCAGGGTAAGTCACTGCAACGCGTTCTTGGTTACCGACAACAGAAGTATCTGTTGTGAAAGTGAAAGTCTGACCTGCAACGAGAGAAACATCATTGCCGCCTTCCAGTTTCATGGTACGGATTTCTGGACCTTTAGTGTCCAGCAGAATAGCTGCTTGTTTACCGGTTTTTGCACAGACAGAGCGGAGGTTGTTGATACGTTGACCGTGTTCTTCATAGTCACCGTGGGAGAAGTTAAGGCGCATGACGTTCATGCCTGCATCCAATAACTGAGTTAATTTCTCTTCTGATTCGGTTTTTGGACCGATGGTACAAACAATTTTGGTTTTTTTCATGGCAGTCTATCTAATGGTTATAAAGGAAATCGGTATTGCCGCCGATGCTTAATGCGCAAGATAGTCTATGTTGCGCAACTCATTTATAAGAATAGGCGACAGTCTGGTATTCAAAATCTGGTTATTTAAAAAACGTCACTTTTTGACTCTTATTATAGTGTAGATGACATTTTTCATTAATGCTAACATGCTGATTTGTCTTTGTTGAAACCTTTCAGCATGTGGGATTATTATAAACAACATCAAACTGTGAGACAAATCAAATTTTGCTAAATTTGATGCAGAAGTAATTAAGATCAAACAACAGCGAGATTTTCAGTTGAAAGTGGGTTGCGCAACAAAATAAGGGAAAACAAAATCACAATCAAGACAAATATGATATTTGCAAAAAGCAATTCTAATCAGGGTAAGTAGGGCTCAGGATAAATAATGATTCAGGATAAGTAGAATGGTGCGTCCGAGTAGACTCGAACTACCGACCCCCACCATGTCAAGGTGGTGCTCTAACCAACTGAGCTACGGACGC
The Providencia alcalifaciens DNA segment above includes these coding regions:
- the sufC gene encoding Fe-S cluster assembly ATPase SufC, with translation MLSIKDLHVSVEGNEILKGLSLEIKPGEVHAIMGPNGSGKSTLSATLAGREDYQIDSGEVTFNGKDLLELDPEERAGEGIFLAFQYPVEIPGVSNQFFLQTSVNAVREYRQQEALDRFDFQDFIEDKIELLDMPQDLLTRSVNVGFSGGEKKRNDILQMAALEPKLCILDETDSGLDIDALKIVSNGVNSLRTPERSFIIVTHYQRILDYVKPDFVHVLYQGKIIKSGDFSLAKKLEEQGYGWLIDQQ
- the sufD gene encoding Fe-S cluster assembly protein SufD is translated as MAGLLTNSERAEKRAAVDALNQQAMRRFETLYEQGLGRKSQHAQTHWSLAKHVGLPAFRHEDWHYTPLNSVLNTHYRFSSQEQQVPLSEGLALAIDAYRIVLVDGRYNAELSSVDTGEFQVSLLDSQDWLPDAVSSEIFLHLTECLAAQPLIIQLAANKVATKPLYLLNISSGSHDPSSMNMSQYRYHLTLGNNSQSQVIEHFVSLDDQPHLTGGRLTVEVGDNTQFTHFKLMTENPQAQHFAHNDIVVGRDSQVKSSSFLLGAGLTRHHTSSRLDGENTEFELNSLLLPQGNEIADTRSYLEHNAGYCNSRQLHKVIAMDSSKAVFNGMIKVDPNALKTDGQMTNNTLLLGEKAEIDTKPQLEIYADDVKCGHGATVGRIDDEQLFYLRSRGIGSQAAKQMIINAFAAELTESITIDGLKQAVMASIHQRLAEV
- the sufS gene encoding cysteine desulfurase SufS; the encoded protein is MPFDVEAVRQDFPALAQLVNNHPLVYLDSAASAQKPQQVVDAESQFTLYQYAAVHRGVHTLSANATTLVENVRQKAADFLHAASPEEIVFVKGTTEGINLVANSFGRQFIQQGDNIIITEMEHHANIVPWFMLAQERGFEVRILPILEDGTLDITQLEQLIDARTKLFSFTHISNVLGTVNPVKKLISQAREIAGQYENMLAILVDGAQGAMHQQVDVQALDCDFYVCSGHKLYGPTGIGILYGKKALLEQMPPWEGGGAMIRQVSLKKGITFADIPWRFEAGTPNISGMIGLGAALDYLNRLGLSETFAYEKQLMQYATDLLKQVPSLRLYGNDQREGVIAFNLGEHHAYDVGAFLDRYGIAIRTGHHCAMPLMEHYQVPAMCRASIGVYTTKQDIDALYNALLRVKQLLG
- the sufE gene encoding cysteine desulfuration protein SufE, with protein sequence MSALPDEAKLLRNFARCQDWEERYLYMIELGGRLPALSEAQQVDDNLIAGCQSQVWIDMQKQPDGHVVLAGDSDAAIVKGLVAIVIILFQGKTPEQILTVDVKHFFQQLALEQHLTPSRTQGLNGMIKSILARAHQLL
- a CDS encoding L,D-transpeptidase family protein — protein: MKRVLTAVSLFVMSAVLAPAQAKDYPLPNNNTRLIGENITYVVPNDGRPLEAIASDYQIGLLAMLEANPGTDPYLPEVGKSLIIPAQMLLPSTPRTGVVINLAEMRLYYYPENSHKVAVYPIGIGQLGRDTPEMVTSISQLIKDPTWTPTTNIRKHYAQQGITLPAVVPAGPENPMGLYALRLSYGRGEYLIHGTNANFGIGMRVSSGCIRLRPDDIKALFTHVPKGARVQVIDQPVKYAKEPDGSYYIEVHQPLSRKDSDDPQTMPIKLTEDFQAFLASNPGIDKAKVQAELSRRSGLPVRVNVGDDSESMKRDYQQLKPIAPFTITQPQPMFEGEVKSSIPAKYQSFKS
- a CDS encoding major outer membrane lipoprotein, with the translated sequence MIRTKIVLGSIVLASALLAGCSNSTEVQKLSSDVQTLNGKVDQLSNDVQSLRSDVQTAQEEAARANQRLDNQVRTYKK
- the pykF gene encoding pyruvate kinase PykF, yielding MKKTKIVCTIGPKTESEEKLTQLLDAGMNVMRLNFSHGDYEEHGQRINNLRSVCAKTGKQAAILLDTKGPEIRTMKLEGGNDVSLVAGQTFTFTTDTSVVGNQERVAVTYPGLTKDLKVGDTVLVDDGLIGMTVTNITATEVICQVLNNGDLGEKKGVNLPGVSIGLPALAEKDKEDLVFGCQQGVDFVAASFIRKRSDVEEIRAHLKKHGGENIQIISKIENQEGLNNFDEILEASDGIMVARGDLGVEIPVEEVIFAQKMMIEKCVKARKVVITATQMLDSMIKNPRPTRAEAGDVANAILDGTDAVMLSGESAKGKYPVEAVTIMATICERTDRVMPTRVENQKPTQRLRVTEAVCRGAVEMSEKLDVPLIVVATYGGKSAKSVRKYFPTAPILALTTNEETARQLLLVKGVIPMIVGPFESTDDFYREGKRAALESGLAGEGDAVVMVSGALVQSGTTNTSSVHVL